In Nicotiana tabacum cultivar K326 chromosome 21, ASM71507v2, whole genome shotgun sequence, one DNA window encodes the following:
- the LOC107784034 gene encoding vesicle-associated protein 4-1: MATADRHKQQPSDGWLCPFTKSIFPAWLRRRLRLDPASKLYFPYEPGKQAKSAVRMKNTSKSYVAFKFQTTAPKSCYMRPPGGILTPGEILIATVFKFIELPENNEKPIVDQKTKVKFKIVSLKVKEGTDYVPELFDEQKDQVTVERTLRVVFLDPERPSPALDKLKRQLAQAEAAAEADKKPPVDTGPKVVGEGLIVDEWKERRERYLARQQVEAVDSV; the protein is encoded by the exons ATGGCTACCGCCGACCGCCATAAGCAACAACCCTCCGACGGGTGGCTCTGCCCCTTCACTAAATCAATATTTCCGGCTTGGCTTAGGCGTAGGCTCCGTCTTGATCCTGCTAGCAAACTCTACTTTCCTT ATGAACCCGGAAAGCAGGCGAAGAGTGCTGTAAGGATGAAGAACACAAGCAAATCTTATGTTGCATTCAAG TTTCAAACTACTGCACCAAAAAGCTGCTACATGCGACCTCCTGGAGGTATTCTTACACCTGGTGAAATCCTGATTGCCACTG TCTTCAAGTTTATTGAGCTCCCTGAGAACAATGAGAAGCCTATAGTAGATCAAAAGACCAAGGTAAAGTTCAAGATCGTGAGTTTGAAGGTGAAAGAAGGAACTGATTATGTACCTGAGTTG TTCGATGAACAAAAGGATCAAGTTACTGTTGAGCGTACTCTAAGGGTGGTGTTTTTGGACCCTGAACGCCCTTCTCCA GCACTGGATAAACTAAAACGTCAGTTGGCCCAAGCTGAGGCTGCAGCAGAAGCTGACAAGAAACCTCCAGTTGACACAGGTCCGAAAGTTGTGGGAGAAGGTTTAATAGTAGATGAATGG AAGGAGCGGAGGGAGAGGTATCTTGCCCGGCAACAGGTTGAGGCAGTGGATTCAGTGTAA